One Algibacter sp. L3A6 genomic region harbors:
- a CDS encoding sulfatase family protein: MIKKIIPVLIFTATLMFTVVSCKSNTQKSVVKDDVENPKPNIVIIYLDDLGYGDLSCYGATALRTPNIDALANGGVKFTNGYASSATCTPSRYALLTGMYPWKNKDAKILPGDAPLLISTKQTTLPKTLAKAGYQTAIIGKWHLGLGSGNVNWNTTIKPSPNEVGFDESYILAATQDRVPTVYIENGNVVNLDKNDPIEVNYKKNFEGEPTAKTNPELTTMKWHHGHNNSIVNGIPRIGYMKGGEAAKWSDIDMADNFLGKAQSYVKTHKENPFFLYYAMQQPHVPRTPHPRFVGKSGMGPRGDVILEADWCIGEFIKTLEEEGVLENTLIVFSSDNGPVLNDGYYDDAVEKLGNHDPKGGLRGGKYSLFEAGTRVPFITYWKNHIKPNVSDAIVCQMDLMASLGNLVGVDENTTDSKNLLTALLGEAEQGREHLIIEAKSNTALRSGDWILIPPYKGASMNKKVGTETGVSLECKLFNVVKDKGQQNNLAEENPGKLKELIQVFEQLKQ; this comes from the coding sequence ATGATAAAAAAGATAATACCCGTTTTAATATTCACCGCTACTTTGATGTTTACAGTTGTTAGTTGTAAAAGCAATACTCAGAAATCAGTAGTTAAGGACGATGTTGAAAATCCAAAACCAAATATTGTTATTATTTATTTGGACGATTTAGGTTATGGCGATTTAAGTTGTTATGGTGCTACAGCATTGCGAACACCCAATATCGATGCTTTGGCAAATGGTGGCGTAAAATTTACTAACGGTTATGCTTCGTCGGCAACTTGTACGCCAAGTCGTTATGCATTATTAACGGGTATGTATCCATGGAAAAATAAGGATGCTAAAATATTACCGGGCGATGCGCCTTTATTAATTAGTACAAAGCAAACTACTTTGCCGAAAACGTTGGCTAAAGCAGGTTATCAAACCGCCATTATAGGTAAGTGGCACTTAGGTTTAGGTTCTGGAAATGTAAATTGGAATACAACTATTAAACCAAGCCCTAATGAGGTAGGTTTCGATGAGTCTTATATTTTGGCTGCCACTCAAGATCGTGTGCCAACGGTATATATTGAGAATGGGAATGTGGTAAATCTTGATAAAAACGATCCGATAGAAGTTAATTATAAAAAGAATTTTGAAGGTGAACCTACTGCTAAAACGAACCCTGAACTGACAACCATGAAATGGCATCACGGACACAATAATAGTATTGTAAACGGGATTCCTAGAATTGGGTACATGAAAGGTGGTGAAGCTGCTAAGTGGAGTGATATTGATATGGCCGATAATTTTTTAGGAAAAGCACAAAGCTATGTGAAAACACATAAAGAGAATCCGTTTTTTCTATACTACGCTATGCAACAACCTCATGTTCCTAGAACGCCCCATCCACGTTTTGTTGGTAAATCAGGCATGGGACCAAGAGGTGATGTTATTTTAGAAGCCGATTGGTGTATTGGTGAATTTATTAAGACTTTAGAAGAAGAAGGTGTTTTAGAAAATACTTTAATTGTTTTTTCTAGTGATAATGGGCCTGTTTTAAACGATGGGTATTATGATGATGCTGTAGAAAAACTTGGAAATCATGACCCAAAAGGAGGCTTGCGCGGTGGTAAATACAGTTTGTTTGAAGCTGGTACTCGAGTGCCTTTTATTACTTATTGGAAAAATCATATTAAACCTAATGTATCCGATGCTATTGTTTGTCAAATGGATTTAATGGCTTCTTTAGGAAATCTAGTTGGAGTCGATGAGAATACCACGGATAGTAAAAATTTATTAACGGCATTATTAGGTGAAGCAGAGCAGGGACGTGAGCATTTAATTATTGAAGCGAAATCTAATACAGCTTTACGAAGTGGCGATTGGATTTTGATTCCTCCGTACAAAGGTGCTTCAATGAATAAGAAAGTAGGGACAGAAACAGGTGTATCTTTAGAGTGCAAACTTTTTAATGTTGTGAAAGATAAAGGGCAACAAAATAATTTAGCTGAAGAAAACCCTGGAAAACTAAAAGAGTTAATTCAGGTTTTTGAACAATTAAAACAATAA
- a CDS encoding SusC/RagA family TonB-linked outer membrane protein, with protein MKEIKLFILLLSISWCSFSQEVIKGVVADDSGMPIPGINILEKGKANGAVTDFDGGYKITVDPNAVLVFSSIGFQTQEIKTTGKTTINVTMKEDIQSLSEIVVVGYGAQKKESVLGSISQVKGEELLNSGSSNVTNALSGVSPGLVVVQGSGQPGADDGDIFIRGNANPLILVDGVEIVGGFANINPRDVENISTLKDGAATAVYGIRGANGVIIITTKRGKTGRPKVSYNSEFSVKSVLNEPDNVLDAFSAQSAFNTGILNDQAYTSGYASAVDLAHWRDGDLPYIYPNTDWFDVAIRDDYATSLNQTISVRGGSDFVKYYASAGYLTEGDITKTEKLFNYDPKFKFKRYTFRGNLDFTLTKTTRLNTSVSSRLEDKNQPGNGSDISFLGLYNSAPGGVVPVYPASVLEEYPDPFFPGLSEPRYGTGRNIYTGINASGTSQDNKTVFSIDLELEQDLDFITEGLKFTGKYNYISSYTTRSRIAYDATLDPRLDTYTLDRDGSWISAEGVEYERPLEFILGSETINDSQEISYQRAQLNYQRSFGKHSVTGLALASRNKRVSNTTFPFYNEDYVGRATYNYDSRYFFELSGSYNGDETFAEGYRFKLFPSYAVGINLAKENFIKNNIPEINNFKIRYSYGETGSKSGLGSNRWQYLSFYDFYGEPGAANTEQRPNSRYYFGLDIDDPLLIVTESQIGNPVLTWATVAKQNIGVEFGFFDNKISGEVDFFKDSRTDLISIPGAIYPAFYGFSADLPFVNLGASESHGYEISLTYKNKTSGGFKYSATAFYGFNENRILKSALDGPGTTPYTSISGKPAGASALLQTDGYFQNIDEVVNYPTVSGTPGLGDYRYIDYNANGAITGTALDDQIRFDLPNAPKNSYSLKLSGSYKGWSLSALINGVEGHRGLVNSDLAFALPDGLATGLDEHLDYWTPTNTNAAYPALHAVTNPNLINDSTARIVDLDYIKLRSVNLGYNFDMNNSKTLSDLRVYLNGNNLLVISDLDYGDPEANNPGSYPVLRRINLGINMTF; from the coding sequence ATGAAGGAAATAAAACTATTTATATTATTACTATCCATCTCATGGTGTTCTTTTTCTCAGGAGGTAATTAAGGGTGTAGTAGCAGATGATTCTGGAATGCCAATTCCTGGTATTAATATTCTCGAAAAAGGAAAGGCAAATGGAGCTGTAACAGATTTCGATGGTGGTTATAAAATTACCGTAGATCCAAATGCCGTTTTAGTTTTTTCTAGTATTGGGTTTCAAACTCAAGAAATTAAAACAACAGGCAAAACAACTATAAACGTGACTATGAAGGAGGATATTCAAAGTCTTTCTGAAATTGTTGTTGTTGGTTATGGTGCTCAAAAGAAAGAAAGTGTTTTAGGATCTATAAGTCAGGTAAAAGGAGAAGAGCTATTAAATTCTGGTTCTAGTAATGTTACTAACGCTTTAAGTGGTGTTTCTCCAGGGCTTGTTGTTGTACAAGGTTCTGGACAACCAGGTGCTGATGACGGCGATATTTTTATTAGAGGTAATGCAAACCCTTTAATATTGGTAGATGGTGTAGAAATTGTTGGTGGATTTGCCAACATAAACCCTAGAGATGTAGAAAACATAAGTACTCTAAAAGATGGTGCCGCAACAGCTGTTTACGGTATTAGAGGCGCAAATGGTGTTATCATTATTACAACAAAACGAGGAAAGACTGGTAGACCAAAAGTGAGCTACAATAGTGAGTTTTCAGTAAAATCTGTTCTTAACGAACCAGACAATGTACTAGATGCTTTTTCGGCACAAAGCGCTTTTAATACTGGAATCTTAAATGACCAAGCTTATACTAGTGGATATGCTTCAGCTGTGGATTTAGCACATTGGAGAGATGGTGATTTACCATACATCTATCCAAATACAGATTGGTTTGATGTTGCCATAAGAGATGATTATGCAACTAGTTTAAATCAAACTATATCTGTTAGAGGTGGTTCTGATTTTGTAAAATACTATGCATCTGCAGGATATTTAACAGAAGGAGATATTACTAAAACAGAAAAACTCTTTAATTATGATCCTAAATTTAAATTTAAACGATACACTTTTAGAGGGAATTTAGATTTCACCTTAACTAAAACTACGCGTTTAAACACAAGTGTCAGTAGCCGTTTAGAAGATAAAAACCAACCCGGTAACGGAAGCGACATTAGCTTTTTAGGATTATACAACTCGGCACCAGGTGGCGTAGTACCCGTATATCCAGCAAGTGTTTTAGAAGAATATCCAGATCCATTTTTCCCTGGCTTATCAGAACCTAGATATGGAACTGGAAGAAATATTTACACAGGTATTAATGCTAGTGGAACATCTCAAGATAATAAAACGGTTTTTTCTATAGATTTAGAACTAGAACAAGATTTAGATTTTATTACTGAAGGCTTAAAATTTACAGGAAAATATAACTACATAAGTTCTTACACCACACGAAGTAGAATAGCTTATGATGCCACATTAGACCCTAGATTAGACACTTACACTTTAGACCGCGATGGATCATGGATTTCTGCTGAAGGCGTAGAATATGAGCGTCCTTTAGAATTTATTTTAGGAAGTGAAACAATTAACGACAGTCAAGAAATTTCTTATCAACGTGCACAATTAAATTATCAACGCTCTTTTGGTAAGCACAGTGTAACTGGTCTAGCGCTTGCTAGTCGTAATAAACGTGTAAGTAATACAACATTCCCTTTTTATAATGAAGATTATGTAGGTCGTGCTACTTATAATTATGATTCGCGTTACTTCTTTGAACTAAGTGGATCTTACAATGGAGATGAAACATTTGCAGAAGGTTACAGATTTAAACTTTTTCCTTCGTATGCAGTTGGTATCAATTTAGCCAAAGAAAATTTTATCAAAAACAATATCCCTGAAATTAACAACTTCAAAATAAGATATTCTTATGGTGAAACAGGATCTAAATCTGGACTAGGCAGTAATCGTTGGCAATACTTAAGTTTCTACGATTTTTACGGAGAGCCTGGTGCTGCTAACACGGAGCAAAGACCAAATTCGAGATATTATTTTGGATTAGATATAGATGATCCTCTTTTAATAGTTACAGAATCTCAAATCGGTAACCCTGTACTAACATGGGCTACTGTAGCAAAACAAAACATTGGTGTTGAATTCGGTTTCTTTGATAATAAAATATCAGGAGAAGTTGATTTCTTCAAAGATTCTAGAACCGATTTAATCAGCATCCCTGGTGCTATATACCCTGCTTTTTATGGTTTCTCTGCAGATTTACCTTTTGTTAATTTAGGTGCTTCTGAAAGTCATGGATATGAAATATCTCTAACTTATAAAAACAAAACTTCAGGAGGATTTAAGTATTCTGCAACTGCGTTTTACGGTTTTAATGAAAACCGTATTCTTAAAAGTGCTTTAGATGGTCCTGGAACTACACCATATACATCAATTTCAGGAAAACCTGCAGGAGCTTCAGCTTTATTACAAACAGATGGTTATTTTCAAAATATAGATGAAGTTGTAAATTACCCTACCGTTAGTGGCACACCTGGTTTAGGAGATTACAGATACATAGATTACAACGCAAATGGAGCCATAACAGGAACTGCTTTAGATGATCAAATTAGATTCGATTTACCAAATGCTCCAAAAAACAGTTATAGTTTAAAATTAAGTGGATCATACAAAGGATGGTCGCTTAGCGCATTAATTAACGGTGTTGAAGGACACAGAGGACTTGTGAATAGCGATTTAGCATTTGCACTTCCTGATGGACTTGCAACAGGATTAGATGAGCATTTAGATTACTGGACGCCTACCAATACCAATGCGGCATACCCTGCCTTACATGCGGTAACAAACCCTAACTTAATAAATGATTCTACAGCTAGAATTGTAGATTTAGATTACATAAAATTACGAAGTGTAAACCTTGGTTATAATTTTGATATGAACAACAGTAAAACATTAAGTGATTTAAGAGTTTATCTTAATGGTAATAATCTTCTTGTAATTTCTGATTTAGATTATGGAGACCCTGAAGCAAACAATCCTGGATCTTACCCAGTACTTAGAAGAATCAATTTAGGTATAAACATGACTTTTTAA
- a CDS encoding RagB/SusD family nutrient uptake outer membrane protein, with translation MKTRIYTFALICIAFFTSCEDYLDKQQDFEGLDESDVFEDIRLAKNALDAAYSYLITDVSAPGQGGDWLPNMTMAGEGYPGRLWQTFPQTYPIYAQGDYVSLINMTPYNANGTPVGSTPNFTFRYYDSWKGIRAINTFLANVDNINNGTEEEINGLIGQAYFLRAFFYHLLTKRHGGLIYLKENFQLDSALDHERESYQSNLANMLDDLDQATSFLPVAWESEDVGRPTKGAAMALKSRLTLFAASPLVNESNDQQAWIDAATAASDLINYANDNGLYTIIDASAANTIDVDHNGDDLFLTETEELEPYRSIFIGPGIQKTIPSEVIFSEVNQKFFVFGGIISPTPRHTLTAGWDHLRGNGSPMSIGALANFVDKFETKNGLTIADDPDYNPQEPFINRDPRFYNAILFDGVKDLIVDPNAWNLTGVVDLAQVNEEGNLGLNLHDPGGNPNLFWRVRNLTGLRIKKWLPNGARWSGAGGTNHHVNNNIFRMSEVYLNYAEAANEAYGPNGAVPGSSLTALQAINMIRNRVGMPNVNAAYTGSKALLRERIRNERAIELCFEGIRYDDMRRWKIAHLDENKKVEFLEMRWQGGESSLYPTGFSFENVEQSQLTKTFDEKHYWWPIPNSEIEAVPTFLQTEGW, from the coding sequence ATGAAAACAAGAATATATACATTTGCTTTAATCTGCATCGCTTTTTTTACGAGTTGTGAAGATTATTTAGATAAACAACAAGATTTTGAAGGCCTAGATGAATCTGACGTTTTTGAAGATATTCGTTTAGCAAAAAATGCTTTAGATGCTGCTTATAGTTATTTAATAACTGATGTAAGTGCACCAGGCCAAGGAGGAGATTGGTTACCAAACATGACGATGGCCGGAGAAGGTTATCCGGGTAGATTATGGCAGACGTTTCCACAAACCTACCCTATATATGCACAAGGAGATTATGTTAGCTTAATAAACATGACGCCTTACAACGCTAATGGAACTCCTGTAGGATCAACACCAAACTTTACTTTCAGGTATTATGATTCTTGGAAAGGCATTAGAGCTATAAACACTTTTCTTGCAAATGTTGATAATATAAATAACGGAACTGAAGAAGAAATAAATGGATTAATTGGGCAAGCTTATTTTTTAAGAGCCTTCTTTTACCACTTATTAACAAAACGCCACGGTGGGCTTATTTATTTAAAAGAAAATTTCCAATTAGATAGCGCTCTAGATCACGAGAGAGAATCGTACCAAAGTAACCTAGCAAATATGCTAGACGATTTGGATCAAGCGACAAGCTTTCTTCCTGTAGCTTGGGAGTCGGAAGATGTTGGACGCCCAACAAAAGGTGCTGCTATGGCGCTAAAATCTAGACTTACATTATTTGCTGCTAGCCCATTAGTAAATGAGTCAAACGATCAACAAGCATGGATAGATGCAGCAACAGCCGCTTCAGACCTTATCAATTACGCTAACGATAACGGTTTATATACAATTATTGATGCAAGTGCGGCAAACACTATAGATGTAGACCATAATGGTGACGATCTTTTTCTTACGGAAACGGAAGAACTAGAACCTTACAGAAGTATTTTTATTGGACCTGGTATTCAAAAAACAATTCCATCAGAAGTTATTTTTTCCGAAGTAAATCAAAAGTTTTTTGTTTTCGGAGGAATAATTAGTCCTACACCTAGACATACATTAACTGCTGGCTGGGACCATTTAAGAGGAAATGGAAGCCCTATGTCAATCGGTGCATTAGCTAATTTTGTAGACAAATTTGAAACAAAAAATGGTTTAACCATAGCCGATGATCCTGATTACAACCCACAAGAGCCTTTTATAAATAGAGATCCTAGATTTTATAACGCTATACTATTTGATGGTGTAAAAGATTTAATAGTAGATCCAAATGCTTGGAATTTAACAGGTGTTGTTGATTTAGCACAAGTAAACGAAGAAGGAAACTTGGGATTAAATTTACACGATCCGGGAGGTAATCCAAATTTATTTTGGAGAGTTAGAAATCTTACAGGTCTTCGAATTAAAAAATGGTTACCAAATGGAGCACGATGGTCTGGTGCTGGTGGTACAAACCATCATGTAAATAATAATATTTTTAGAATGTCTGAAGTATACCTCAACTATGCAGAAGCTGCAAATGAGGCCTATGGTCCAAACGGAGCTGTACCAGGATCTAGCTTAACTGCTTTACAAGCTATTAACATGATTAGAAATAGAGTTGGAATGCCAAATGTAAATGCGGCTTACACAGGTTCTAAAGCACTTTTAAGAGAGCGTATTAGAAATGAACGCGCTATTGAATTATGTTTTGAAGGTATTAGATATGATGATATGAGACGATGGAAAATTGCTCATTTAGACGAAAATAAAAAAGTTGAATTTTTAGAAATGCGTTGGCAAGGTGGTGAATCTTCACTATACCCTACTGGTTTTAGTTTTGAAAACGTAGAACAAAGTCAATTAACAAAAACGTTTGATGAAAAGCATTATTGGTGGCCAATTCCTAACTCAGAAATTGAAGCTGTACCTACATTTCTACAAACAGAAGGTTGGTAA
- a CDS encoding SusC/RagA family TonB-linked outer membrane protein, translating into MKLNITRLNVFIFFLLNAITINIGVAQNTPLNSPADQDSLQVKNDDEILKTPFGVFNLSQTTGAVFRISGDQLRKTGGDNLSEALIGRVPGLRIIRQTNTPGTTGDYSYVLNGGTPYVLVDGKPRGLLVDLREVEEVLVLNDGTFNSSLGNFGDNGLIYVITKGGKSRKPVVEVNYQRALNTASRLPKLLSASEYAEVINRVSNNDGLGDVYSPEAIAAYNNGSDPINFPNVNNQDTYLEDFSSSNFASLNTYGGGENASYGAFIGYSDWEGLEKVGSKINGRNLSFRTKINAKINNSLRAHASVYGKFGENNRPIIGADDMFLNITATPANAFPLKVGDSAYIVSNDFDTNLLAELENGGSRTDYTANMVFDIGLDFDFKDIVPGLKYDTYLMMRTFNTHSLITDNQPGLYTLENLQDITGQDSLALKIYRNEVLDLDIGRTNQNNQRDFTYAGNISYIKQMTQSTLTLNLNHLLYYAPNRTATAPDNRNLTFNLNGSFALQNKYILFANLNSSSSSKFIGTNRTNFFPTMGFAWVASNEDFLKNSKSIDFLKFRTSFGQIGTEYTASTFLYLDTWAGGRNNGTTFLGTANIAQNKFGYTLSTTANEAVDWIVYNQMFAGFELNMFKKFNFSFNYFNIQIENQITKASELYADALGGDAYLPSLNFTDRRNKGFNANITFRENKGSFKYYAGINAGYNKIVGEKISEVPYPDQYRLQEGQAEDNIIGYVSDGLFTAENIGSALPQFGDVQIGDIKYVDQNGDNVIDSRDQRAIGNQTPRLNYGINIGAEYKGFNLDVVGAGVGGYDINLGSSSYYQHRGLRNYYGSVNSDLPNGNANPRLSTIGSINNFKTSDYWLVNGSYFRISNVELGYSLPKKGPFTNVKIFLRGNNLALFSKLDDLDPEDMRAGFFEYPSMRTFILGTSLNF; encoded by the coding sequence ATGAAACTAAACATAACAAGATTAAATGTTTTTATTTTCTTCCTACTCAATGCTATAACTATAAATATTGGTGTCGCTCAAAACACACCTTTAAATAGTCCAGCAGATCAAGATTCGCTCCAAGTAAAAAATGATGACGAGATATTAAAAACGCCATTCGGAGTTTTTAATTTAAGTCAAACTACAGGAGCAGTATTCAGAATTTCAGGAGATCAACTGAGAAAAACGGGAGGAGATAATTTATCAGAAGCATTAATAGGACGTGTACCTGGTTTAAGAATTATTAGACAAACTAATACACCTGGTACAACAGGAGATTATAGCTATGTATTAAACGGAGGTACGCCTTACGTTTTAGTAGATGGAAAACCAAGAGGCTTATTAGTCGATTTAAGAGAAGTAGAAGAAGTTCTAGTTCTTAATGATGGAACTTTTAATTCTTCACTTGGTAATTTCGGTGATAACGGACTTATTTATGTGATTACAAAAGGAGGAAAATCTAGAAAACCAGTAGTAGAAGTTAATTACCAAAGAGCATTAAATACAGCCTCTAGATTACCTAAATTGCTATCTGCTTCAGAATATGCCGAAGTTATTAATAGAGTTTCAAATAACGATGGTCTAGGTGATGTTTATAGCCCAGAAGCTATTGCGGCTTATAACAACGGTTCGGACCCTATCAATTTTCCGAACGTAAATAATCAAGACACGTATTTAGAAGATTTCTCCTCATCAAACTTCGCATCACTTAATACTTATGGCGGCGGAGAGAATGCATCTTACGGTGCTTTTATTGGGTATTCTGACTGGGAAGGTTTAGAAAAAGTAGGATCTAAAATAAACGGTAGAAACCTTAGCTTTAGAACAAAAATAAATGCAAAAATAAATAATTCTCTAAGAGCTCACGCCAGTGTTTATGGTAAATTTGGAGAAAACAACAGACCAATAATAGGTGCAGATGACATGTTTTTAAATATTACTGCAACACCTGCAAATGCCTTTCCTTTAAAAGTTGGAGATTCTGCATATATTGTAAGTAATGACTTTGACACCAATTTATTAGCGGAATTAGAAAATGGTGGATCGCGAACAGATTATACCGCAAACATGGTTTTTGATATCGGTTTAGATTTCGATTTTAAAGATATTGTACCAGGTTTAAAGTACGATACATATTTAATGATGAGAACGTTTAACACACACTCTCTTATAACAGACAACCAACCGGGTTTATATACTTTAGAAAACCTTCAAGATATTACGGGGCAAGACTCTTTAGCTCTAAAAATATATAGAAATGAAGTTTTAGATTTAGATATAGGTAGAACGAATCAAAATAACCAAAGAGACTTTACCTATGCTGGTAACATTAGTTATATTAAACAAATGACTCAGTCTACTTTAACCTTAAACCTCAACCATCTTTTATATTACGCTCCTAATAGAACAGCAACGGCTCCAGATAATCGTAATTTAACTTTCAATTTAAATGGATCGTTTGCTTTGCAAAACAAATACATTCTTTTTGCAAACCTTAACTCTAGCAGCAGTTCTAAGTTTATTGGCACTAATAGGACCAATTTTTTTCCAACTATGGGATTTGCGTGGGTAGCATCAAATGAAGATTTCCTTAAAAATAGTAAAAGCATTGATTTTCTAAAATTTAGAACATCATTTGGTCAAATAGGTACAGAATATACTGCAAGTACATTTTTATACTTAGATACTTGGGCAGGAGGCAGAAATAATGGTACTACATTTTTAGGTACCGCAAATATTGCTCAAAATAAATTTGGATACACTTTATCGACAACTGCTAACGAAGCTGTCGATTGGATTGTATATAACCAAATGTTTGCTGGTTTTGAATTAAACATGTTTAAAAAATTCAATTTCAGTTTTAACTATTTTAATATTCAAATTGAAAATCAAATCACAAAAGCTAGCGAGCTATATGCAGATGCTTTAGGTGGAGATGCTTATTTACCATCATTAAATTTTACAGATAGAAGAAATAAAGGTTTCAATGCTAACATCACGTTTCGTGAAAACAAAGGTTCTTTTAAATATTATGCTGGTATAAATGCTGGATATAATAAAATTGTAGGAGAAAAAATATCTGAAGTACCATATCCTGATCAATACAGATTACAAGAAGGCCAAGCCGAAGATAACATTATTGGTTACGTAAGTGACGGTCTTTTTACTGCAGAAAATATTGGCAGCGCCTTACCTCAATTTGGCGATGTACAAATTGGAGACATTAAATATGTTGACCAAAATGGAGATAACGTAATAGATAGTAGAGATCAAAGAGCTATCGGTAACCAAACACCTAGATTAAATTATGGTATTAATATTGGGGCAGAATATAAAGGCTTTAATTTAGATGTTGTAGGAGCTGGAGTTGGTGGATACGATATTAACCTTGGGTCTTCATCATACTATCAACATAGAGGTTTAAGAAATTACTACGGAAGTGTAAACAGTGATCTTCCTAATGGAAATGCAAACCCTCGATTAAGCACTATTGGTAGCATAAACAATTTTAAAACTTCAGACTATTGGTTAGTTAACGGAAGTTACTTCAGAATTTCTAATGTAGAGTTAGGATATTCTTTACCAAAAAAGGGACCATTTACTAACGTGAAAATATTTTTAAGAGGTAATAACTTAGCTTTATTTAGTAAACTAGATGATTTAGACCCTGAAGACATGAGAGCTGGATTTTTTGAATATCCTTCAATGAGAACCTTTATTTTAGGGACTTCTTTGAATTTTTAA
- a CDS encoding RagB/SusD family nutrient uptake outer membrane protein, whose translation MKLINKLLPIIILTLGVSGCSEFLEDEIQYTQEEIVVESRQRSRGLIDDIYTDYQFRYFTDFGVEYLTDNGVLNSEETDLATGYWGPTSNPYSYVWQQSYNNIRQVYQYIELVHDTGLPFLLNPSDAEENERVLARYYGEAFFLKAWAEWELLKVFGGPSADGEMLGFPIVNGILENEDYASLSRNTYDECVAQINADLDIAIANLPLTYTGTGGDNPGYSVEEIGRASGLAAYALKAKVALFAASPAFNPSNDVSKWVDAAEKFHDVIELNGGLKSLSAFDFSNDDNPDHIWRMRSSLNNNTLENRLYPPTLYGQGEVNPSQNLVDAFPSANGYPIDMAESLYDGSTPYTSRDDRFYKFIFYNNDQCFTSESCTDFTALETFEGGQDNFGGFIKSEGTRTGYYLKKFLNNLDFDPAALNPTTTLEKVYVQLGFTDMYLSYAEAVNEAYGQPDVTPAGFNFSAKEALAIVRQRAGLNTDPYLDEVSANNADFKTLLENERRIELCFTGERFHDLRRWKNIVNIEDVKGVKITKNSDDTFSYQNIDVERRNYEAKNYYLPLPYSELLINTNLKQNQGW comes from the coding sequence ATGAAATTAATCAATAAATTATTACCAATTATTATCCTGACACTAGGGGTTTCTGGATGTAGTGAGTTTTTAGAAGATGAAATTCAGTATACACAAGAAGAAATTGTTGTAGAATCCAGACAACGTTCTAGAGGTTTAATAGACGATATTTATACCGACTATCAATTTAGATATTTCACAGATTTTGGAGTTGAATACCTTACTGATAATGGTGTTTTAAATTCAGAAGAAACAGATTTAGCTACCGGATATTGGGGACCAACAAGCAACCCTTACAGCTATGTTTGGCAACAGTCTTACAATAACATTAGACAAGTTTATCAATATATAGAACTTGTTCACGATACAGGATTACCATTTTTACTGAATCCCAGTGATGCTGAAGAAAACGAACGCGTTTTAGCTAGATATTACGGTGAAGCTTTCTTTTTAAAAGCTTGGGCAGAATGGGAATTACTTAAAGTATTTGGTGGACCATCTGCAGATGGAGAAATGTTAGGGTTTCCAATTGTTAATGGTATTTTAGAAAACGAAGACTATGCCTCATTAAGCAGAAATACATATGATGAGTGTGTTGCCCAAATTAATGCAGATTTAGATATTGCTATAGCCAACCTACCTCTTACATACACAGGCACAGGAGGCGATAACCCAGGTTATAGTGTAGAAGAAATAGGTAGAGCGAGTGGCTTAGCGGCTTATGCTTTAAAAGCCAAAGTAGCATTATTCGCAGCAAGTCCTGCATTTAATCCTTCTAACGATGTTTCTAAATGGGTAGACGCAGCAGAAAAATTTCATGATGTTATTGAACTAAACGGAGGCTTAAAATCACTTAGTGCTTTTGATTTTAGTAATGATGATAATCCTGATCATATCTGGAGAATGCGTTCTTCATTAAACAACAACACTTTAGAGAACCGCTTATACCCACCTACTTTGTACGGACAAGGCGAAGTAAATCCTTCTCAAAATTTAGTAGATGCTTTTCCTTCTGCTAATGGGTATCCTATAGATATGGCAGAAAGTTTATATGATGGTTCTACACCATATACTTCAAGAGATGATAGATTTTATAAATTTATTTTCTACAATAACGATCAATGTTTCACTTCAGAATCTTGTACAGATTTTACAGCTTTAGAAACCTTTGAAGGTGGTCAAGATAATTTTGGTGGATTCATTAAAAGTGAAGGCACAAGAACAGGTTATTACTTAAAAAAGTTTTTGAATAACTTAGATTTCGATCCAGCGGCTCTTAACCCTACCACTACCCTAGAAAAAGTTTATGTTCAACTAGGTTTTACAGATATGTATTTAAGTTATGCAGAAGCTGTAAATGAAGCTTACGGACAACCAGATGTTACTCCTGCAGGATTTAATTTCTCTGCCAAAGAAGCATTAGCTATAGTTAGACAACGTGCAGGTCTTAACACCGACCCTTATCTAGACGAAGTTTCAGCAAATAACGCAGACTTTAAAACACTTTTAGAAAATGAAAGACGTATCGAACTATGTTTTACAGGCGAACGTTTTCATGATTTAAGAAGATGGAAAAATATCGTTAATATTGAAGATGTAAAAGGTGTTAAGATTACTAAAAATTCAGACGACACTTTTTCTTATCAAAATATAGATGTAGAAAGAAGAAACTACGAAGCTAAAAATTACTATTTACCTTTGCCATATAGCGAGTTGTTGATAAACACTAATTTGAAACAAAACCAAGGTTGGTAA